The Hordeum vulgare subsp. vulgare chromosome 7H, MorexV3_pseudomolecules_assembly, whole genome shotgun sequence DNA window CAAGGAGGCGGCAACAACCAAATTAAGCACAACATATTTCTTAGGATTATGCCACAAATTTATAATCTCTTCAAAACAAGAGATTTTTTGAATACCAAAGTTTTCAGAGACAAAATCCCACATTTGTTGTGCAACAATACACTCAAAAAACAGATGATGTACAGATTCAGAGTTTTCACAGAATAAACAAGTAGAATCTTCCACAGGTCTACGTTTCTCAATATTATCCCTAGTCAGAACTTTATTGTAGACACACAGCCACaaaaaaacatgatttttttgGGGGCATATAACTTTCCAGAGCTTATTGCCAATAGCAGAAACCACACCACCAAAATACTGCTTGAACACTATGTTTGCTTAATATATGGCTGTATGCAtccctcgatgcagaggccggggcgaggcctccttttctaaaaaagcaGAAACCACACCACCAAAATTGATTTTTTCATAGAAAGATTTAACAGAGTAAACGCCATTAGATTCTAAAGTCCAAATAGGCGTGTCAACATCATTCGAGAGATCAAAACTCTTCCCAACCTCTACTAATTGATCCCAAAGAGCTAATCCTGCCTCTCTTATTTTCTTACTCCATCTTTTACGGTTCGTCTTAAACTgataaaaaataaatcaaatatgtCTCAATGTTGTCAACTTTCATACTGCTGGACAGGGGAATGACTGGGTTCTTAATCTCTTGTTTTAACAGATCGTCGCAATTACTGTTTTCTTCCTTCTGGTGGTTGCATTTTATGCCTTCTTTGCACCGTTTCTTGGAAAGCAAATCCTTGAGTATGTCGCAGTCGGTATCTACACTCCTGTGGTAAGCCTACCATACTGCACATATGTTGTATTTCTTTCAGGAATTGTTACTTGTGCCCTGCATTTATCGTTTCTCCTTCTCGCGGCAACTCCATCAGGCATTCGTTGTCTTCATCCTGTATATCCGGTGCACTAGCATAAACCCTGCAGATCCTGGCATCATGTCAAAGTTTGACGATGGATATGTCAATGCACCAGAAAGTAATACTGGCTTGCAGGGTACCAAGTTGCCTGAAAAAACTGGCATTGCTACTGGAACAAACTCCCCAACATCTACTTGTAGAAGCTCTCGAGATGGGCGTACTAACCATGGAGGTTTGGCTGCTGGAGATACAGATATAAATATAAGAACGCAACCactaagaagaagatcaggatgctaTTTCGGAGGCTTTATTTGTGCTTTGTTTCTTAAGGAGGATTGCAGGAAATCTGATGATTCAGAGAATCAAGTTGATGCCGAAGATGCACTGTTTTGCACATTATGTAATGCTGAGGTACACTCATATATGTGGATGTTTAAGTTTGAACTGTTTGATTGCTCATGTCTTGGATTAAGGGTATGTTTAATTTTTGTCCAAAACTAACCCTGCCAACGTTTTGTCATAGCCAGAAAAAAATTTCCTTGTTTGGATGGTTGCCAAACTTTTGACATGCCCATGCCAACCTGCCCTCTCTAGTTCATTTTTCTTGCCAACATTGGCCAAATCATGGGCAAGCAAAACCTTGGCCAAAGTTCTGGCTAGCCAAAAATTTGGTAGGGTGTACTTTGGCTCAAAACCAAACATACCCTTGGTCAACAGGTCCTATCTGTTTTAGCTGCTGCATTGACTTCGCTACTCCCTTTGTTCAtaaatataagatgttctaactCTTTTCTgaatcggatgtatatagacatagcgATAAACGTGGCTGCAATATTGATCTTGCTAATTTACAAAGAGACCGTTTCAGGTTCGCAAATTCAGTAAACATTGCAGAAGTTGTGACAAGTGTGTGGATGGATTTGATCATCACTGCCGGGTATTCGCTACACCCAAACTATATTTCCTTCAGTTTTAATTTGCATACCTGATTTCTTTTGCATCTACTGCAGTGGCTAAATAACTGTGTTGGACGCAAGAACTATTTCACATTTTTTGCTCTGATGACTACTAGTCTCATCTGGGTCTGTAAAGTTCCTTATCTGTTACCTAATTTTCAGTTTAAATACGTATTTAACATCACATGATAATTTATTCATCTTCTTGCTAGCTGAATCTATTTTTGATATCCTGTATGCCAGCTTGCTATTGAAGTTGGAGTAGGCATTGCTGTTCTTGTTATGTGCTTCGTCAACACAAATGCAGAAAAAATTATTCAAGACAAGCTTGGGAATGGATTAACCCGTCCTCCGTTTGCAACTATCGTAGTAAGTTGTCATTCTTTATTGCTACAAGTATTTAATATGGGAGGCCATGATTAGACGCCTAGAACTGTATAGCTCTGAAAGAACTAGTTTAGTGTGTTCTTCTTTTCATATTATTTTTTGCTAGACTGTATACTGAAATGTGTATTTCTGGTGTGCAGGGAATATTTACTCTTCTTTCCCTAGTTGCCTGCGTACCTTTGGGAGAACTCttcttcttccacatgctattgatcAGAAAGGTTGTCTTGCAATTCCCACCGAGTGTAGAATGTATTCAAAGGTCTAGTTGTTTGATTGAATTGTTACATTCATTGCTCTGCCTGCATCAGGGGATCACCACTTATGAATATGTTGTTGCAATGAGAGCTATGAGTGAAGTGCCTCAAGATGAAGAGGAAGATGAGAGAGCAAACATTATTTACTCCCCAACAAATTCAGCAACTAGTGGGTTCAGCGGCGGAAGTTCGCTTGGTCTTCACTACAAGGGTGCATGGTGCACACCTCCAAGGATTTTCGTTGATCAGGTAATATTGGTGAATTTTGAGCTTGCTAAATAGTCCGATATTATTATATCCCCGAGGGTTCAGTAAGAAACTGTGCAAAAAATGTGTAATAAATTGTTTGGCTGCATTGTTACTGAGTTTTGTCGTATTGCTGTCAACTATGGCACACACAGGATGAAGTTATCCCACATTTGGAGCGCGGCATGGTACCATCTACCGTGGACCCTGATGACAGTGGATATGCTGAAAGGCCAAACAAAGCCAAGAGGCAAGTCAAAATCAGTGCCTGGAAACTTGCAAAGCTGGACGGCAATGAGGCGATGAAAGCTGCTGCAAGAGCTCGGGCGTCATCCTCCGTCCTCCGGCCCATAGGTGCGCGCGGCCTTGGCTCCACTGGCACGCAGAGTGTCGTGAGCCAGGATGAGTACGGGCAAAGTGCTAGCAGTGTGAGCAGCCCAGTCCACATCCACAAGCTTGCACCTCACACCCAGATGAATGTGCCGCCTCCTCGCCCACCGGAGAGGCCTGGTTTTCCAACCACGCAGACGCAGGCAACCAACCCAAGAATGTTCCAGTCGGCAACGTCCTATGCTCGCGAGAACCGAAGAGCGTCGGTTGCTTGGGATCAAGATGCTGGTCGGTATGTGTCGGTGGCATCCGCACCTGCAAGACCTGGGGGTGGTTCTTCTGCTGCCCAACCTGCTAGAGCGCCGCGTTTCCTGGAAAACCCAAGTGGTGGCAGAAATCTTGCTCCAATGAGTGCTTCTTCCTCGGCATTGCCATCTGGACAGCCCTCTGAGAAACTGGCCTACTCTGGACAGTCGATATTCTTGGGCGGGCCGGTTCTGGGCGCTGCTGTTAAATCTGCAAGGAACGAGGCCAACACAGAAGCACGGCCAGATGATAGTGGGGAGCTCAACGCCGATGAGCACTATACAAGGGGGCCAACGGCCGAGTCTTTCCCCGCGGAAACAtttcaaaagaaaccaccattcaACAGGTGAAGCGCAAACAAACCATAGATGGCAGCAAACCGtccggccagatcatagctgagcAATGTGGACACGCCAAGACATGTGGGCAATCACAGGTCCATTGACTGCAGGTGCAACCCTAAAAGAGTCTGCAGGCGATCTTTGGACTTTGGAGTATGGAAGGGGGATCATTTACTGTCAAGTTATGCATCTGAATGGAGCATAACATTTCTTTCTCAGAAGACCCAGTGACATATGAAACAGAAATTCGGAAACAAAAGCAGAACAGCCAATTGGCTTCGGTGTTAACATTTTTGGTTCCCTCGTTGTGGTGCTCGGTAGCTTCATTTAACAGGAAACTAAAACATATCATGGTACtatttaagagcatctccaaaggATGAGTAAATTGCACAAAACCACCACTTTAAAGGCTAGGTCAGTTTAtcctcaaaaaaataaaaaaataaaaaaaggttaGGTCAGCAGAAAATAGTATGTTACATTTTTGTTGCAGAAAACTAAGGGCCGGTTCTTTTCGCCTCATAATTCTTCAGAATCATAATTGAAAATTGCGTACAGATTCGTCTGGCCACATAATTGCCTGTCCAGTTCTTTTCTGTCATTCCAACATATAATTATTGTCTGTCATTCCAACATATAATTATTGTATGAGTTGTCCAACATATAATTATTGTATGAGTTGTCCGTTGAAATGTCTCAAACGCCTCTAGATTGAAATGATTGATCAATTGCTAACACTTCACTATTTCTAACAGCTTATGTATAAtatgaaaacaaaaaagaaaatttaGAACCAGCGTTGGAAATGTCATTGCTTAATATTACAAGTTAAAAGCGAGTTGCAAACTACAATTGATGATGGATCTCAAGGTACAAGACTGACAACAATAGCcttacgtgtagtggtcatgctaCCGTCATCTTCAGGTGGTAAAGCATTGGCTGTAGTGCCCtagatgtaaaccttccctatttggaacctattgcagtgggtccaccttgtcagagatttgatgttatcatttgtgccatgacttcttgtgatgatccttgtattttttccttccttgcatgcatgcatagcatatcattgcatgccttgTCTTATGTTGTTGCTATATGATtttagcatttcatgtggtgtggtgatcttgtggttagctaccttgtgTTGCATGTGTTCTTGTGTGTGTGTTGAGGGGCTACTATGAGTTCATGTGATGGTAGTACTAAGGTAGTGGggcttgtcatatttacaaaacccctctctctctctccttattCCCTAATTCAAATATTTATTTGTTcgttccctgttttaaaaatagcTGTTGTTTAGAGTATATTGTGAGAGTAAAGTTGTGCTAGCTTGGTGATTTTTAAAAGTGTTTTAATCAGGTGCAATAAGTACAAAACAGaggcattaattctgttttgtgaaatattatctgctcctaaaaatcttgatcttattttatttaaataggtcatatttttatatgactagggggtattttcttttgaatttatctGAGTAGTTTTTCCCTTGTATTATTTTTCCTTTCTGGCCTTTCTTTTAAATAGAAGCAGCACAGGTTTTCCTTTCTGTCTACATAGCGCCAGTGGGCTCCCTTTCCCTGGCGGCCCACTTCTCTCCCTCTCACGCACAGGAGCCCACGCGCGCGTCCCTCCTTCTCCTACCTAACACCGTCCACACCCCTCTGCTTCTTTCCGtcagtagcagagagagagagagagagagagagagagagagagagagagagatgccgcCGTTGCACTAATGTCGAGGGGCCCTTATAACCTGGGCATCCGTGCCCCgccctcgcctagggttcctctccattccctcctgccgccgccacctctcttctccccatctccatctctcttcttcttctttccctggtaagcttctgtaggagtagcagagagagagagagagatcatcgCCGCATCTACCCCGCTGTCTCCGTCGAGCAGCGTCGGtgaccatgtccgggggctcgtggAAGgcgcccgcgttccattcccgccgtCATTGAGGTCGagggacgaccacaacgacgggcAGGAGCTCTTCACTGGCGTGGTCCTGGcgaacttcttcctcttcttcggccCGGCAGCAGcagttcgtcttcttcctcgtcatCGCCTCGTCGCCGTGGGGTCTTCCCCTACCTTCCCGAGGTGATGCagccctcctccctccttcttcctcgcGGGGCTCGGCCGTAGATCGCCGGAGTTCTCTCTATACCGAGAGGCAGATCGGTCTTGTGCAGGTGGTTTTTCTGCTGCCTTGCGTTCGGTGTGGTGGTGCAAGAGAGGGGCTCCCTCCCCCCTCGTAGTAGCAGCGCCGAGGCTAGTTTGGATCCCCTCACCGACGTTGAGCCGTGGTAGACCAGCACCACGTCGGCTTCTCTGTCGCCGTGCTCCTCTCCCGTAGCAAGCAGCAGATCGTTGTAGTGTGTGTGTATCTTCTCTGTCGGGTGCGCCATGTAGGTGTGTAGCAGTAGCAGGGGAGCTCTCCCCTTCGTGTTGCATCGCCATGGTGGAGGGACTCTTCCCGTAGCATAGCAGCAGCAACCATTCTGCTCCAGccgcctccctgtcgccggcatGCAGAGCAATAGGATCAGGTGCATGTGCTAGCTTAtcctgatagatcccctatatctAACAGTAATCGTTTCGTAGCCTAGCGGTAGCAGCTTGTggtgcctgatgagagggcgcgggttcgatcccccctcggcacatCTTTTATTTCTGATTTTTTTATGCACAGCAGCAAACAGGGACATGTTACTCTGCTTACTTCCCTTACTTGTCGAGCAAGAAcctagtagcagagtggtgtagTTCCTGTGTGGTGATAcaggaggttgtgggttcgaatccctccctgcccttttaattttttttgatgtTGATGTGCATATCTGTTTTGCTATGTGTTGTTGCTTAGTTGCTGCAAATGCTTGGCCTCATGTGGGTATTTAATCCACTCACATCAGTATGTTGTTCTTAGTGTTGATGCTAGCAAGAGTAGGGTGCATGGTAGATATAACTTGTGAAGGTAAGCATGCATATATTTGAgagcatatgtgtgtgtgtgtgtgtgtgtgtaagtagatgtgtgtgtgttctCCTTGTGAGTGTTTGTCACCAAGTGGTGATGTATAAGTAGGGTGTGAGCCTTGTGAACGAAAGTGGATCTAATCACTAGCTTGTGAAAGTGATGTGTTGTACGTGTGTGGATAAAAACAGCCCCActtgcaacttgtgcacctcctcatgttaatatgagagagggcatgatgtgtgtgtgggtgggtgatctagtgagagaagtggttttgatgttgatgtgcatggcacaaacatggggttcaaaccctcatgtccattttgtctttgtgcacatgaacatagctatgtggtagttgatctagtgtgtgcacatgagatgttgcactattcaattTGTAGAAATCTAGGtagttttccttcctagtttgtggccacttgctataaacaagtgtatgcatattttttatgtttttggggtagaatctcccaaggaatccattggtgaacttagttttgtcattggaacattttctggagatgacatattttcattttcttctatgtttggagcttggtcccATGAGATGAGGTGAGCCTttgtgattgtttcttggttgtggtagtagagggtgaccccctctaactcatgttggtttcatctcatgattaggattccatatgtgcaagttatgcccactcaaagtagacttggggctgaaattccagattagtgaaaacctgatattttcaccaagtctgagaatctggttatattttcttcccctgtagatgaggttttgctggtcattgtgttatgatctagccttagtttagtgctaggaatttggacctgatatgtttgtgaatatccctgttaaatttcatcccatttggagtccagtaggttatgttttggctgctgtcaaaaagcttcagaacaaagacagaaagtcaggtgcaggaattttcaccaagtccctgagatctgatggttttgggaaagtttgcagccttgtatcttcctgtgtataATTCctgtttgtgtgattcttgcttgcgctggtagtattcttggctagctacagccgcatatattatttgtcatagttgggtggctgtaggtgctttgcatgtagctcacaaagtgctatgatgcagtttatggcagattgtgtagttttgtcattttgaagtTTGTcagtgcttaattgatgttgtggtgttcttccttactccaatccattcatgttgggtatgttatatgtcttggcaacctgggaataccagatttgtgccatttgagtgtgtggtgttgattttgacacgtagggcttcatatcttgtttcgttgattcccgttgatctgtagctccgattgtaatgttctttatatggttttgcatcgttttcacgagacgcatctgatcatgtcattatcatgcatatcaaaatagcttagggtacagttctgtccagaaacttgtattagcttcttttgcttgtgctagtgatagaaattagtgatgcatgcttatattcatctcatgcatcatgtgcttgttgcatcttgaggtgctgtttttcattggttgttattcttatgttgggtagcaccgggatcgaagaacgagtacgtggattcgggagagtacgcgaaggacgatcaagaaccattccaagctgaggatatcacaggcaagatgatatgaccttgatgatggggaacgtcgcatgggaaacaaaaaatttcctacgcgcacgaagacctatcatggtgatgtccatctacgagaggggatgagtgatctacgtacccttgtagatcgtacaacagaagcgttagagaacgcggttgatgtagtggaacgtcctcacgtccctcgatccgccccgcgaacaatcccgcgatcagtcccacgatctagtaccgaacggacggcacctccgcgttcagcacacgtacagctcgacgatgatctcggccttcttgatccagcaagagagacggagaggtagaagagttctccggcagcgtgacggcgctccggaggttggtgatgatctcgtctcagcagggctccgcccgagctccgcagaaacacgatctagaggaaaaactatggaggtatgtggtcgggcagccgtgagaaagtcgtctcaaatctgccataaaagccccatatatataggaggagggagggggaccttgccttggggtccaagggactcccaaggggtcgtccgagccaagggggggaggactccccccccaaaccgagttggacttggtttggtgggaggagtccccctcccttcccacttctccctcccttttttttttcttttccttcgattttcttatcttggcgcataggctcccttggggcagtcccaccagcccactaagggctggtgtgtctccccaaaagcctatgggcttccccggggtgggttgccccccccggtgaactcccggaacccattcgtcattcccggtacattcccggtaactccgaaaaccttccggtaatcaaatgaggtcatcctatatatcaatcttcgtttccggaccattccggaaaccctcgtgacgtccgtgatctcatccgggactccgaacaacattcggtaaccaaccatataactcaaatacgcataaaacaacgtcgaaccttaagtgtgcagaccctgcgggttcgagaactatgtagacatgacccgagagactcctcggtcaatatccaacagcgggacctggatgcacatattggatcctacatattctacgaagatcttatcgtttgaacctcagtgccaaggattcgtataatcccgtatgtcattccctttgtccttcggtatgttacttgcccgagattcgatcgtcagtatccgtatacctatttcaatctcgtttaccggcaagtctctttactcgttccgtaatacaagatcccgcaacttacactaagttacattgcttgcaaggcttgtgtgtgatgttgtattaccgagtgggccccgagatacctctccgtcacacggagtgacaaatcccagtcttgatccatactaactcaactaacaccttcggagatacctgtagagcatctttatagtcacccagttacgttgcgacgtttgatacacacaaagcattcctccggtgtcagtgagttatatggtctcatggtcataggaataaatacttgacacgcagaaaacaatagcaacaaaatgacacgatcaacatgctacgtctattagtttgggtctagtccatcacgtgattctcccaatgacgtgatccagttatcaagcaacaacaccttgttcataatcagaagacactgactatcatcgatcaactggctagccaactagaggcatgctagggacggtgttttgtctatgtatccacacatgtaaatgagtcttcattcaatacaattatagcatggataataaactattatcttgatacaggaattataataataactatacatttattattgcctctagggcataattccaacacttgattccatctctagacttgttatgctagtttgcgttcccATGTCAtatttctcgctgcctaccactgaaatatttgcctcttgatatgccatgagcccaaacactgatcccttcctagcaaacttgaatggctaagtaggctttgctcagctactaatgttagcgttgctagatgcaggtgctttgtctcgtgTGATaatatgagcttgatatcattatcttaaattctgttatttaattaatgcacctatatacttggtaaatgacggaaggcctagccttttgtcgggtgctttgttccgttattgccgccttagttaccggttaccggtgtttgattccataatgatcgctcctaacacgttcggggttgttatgaggaccccctcgataaatcgcttagtgataagacttgtccggcaggacccaacattggtgttaatttgctaatcacttaataaactgcatagggaatgatcaccccgaggatctttaatcaacaacccgggccagtgctcctcatgagtgttggtccaaaatagagcaccgtgcggggccatcccggggcaactcgggagatttctctggccactgtacgcttcgcttatctggcgtgtcctgggactgagatacgcggctcttatcagggtcgtcgacacgtcgggaggtcctgctagccttgtcttaccttagcgatatatcttgcgtataggaatcccggtgaagctttggtttcccccagagttgaggttttcctctaaggaatccgacgagatcacgagattcgtgatagaggattactttgcggcccgtgtacgtttgtgatggactagttggagcacccctgcatggtttaatctttcggaaagtcgtgcccgcggttatgtggcaacttggaatattttgttaacatccggtattagataacttaaacaaaagctaataaaattgccaaatgtgtgcgtaaccgtgactgtcccctcgaagatctctcttcgatcgggaacacggtggggttatgaatgacgtaggtaggtgttcaggatcacttagtgatcaagtattcacgaccgctagtgtagttcaccttcataaatgctacgtaagatagccaccaaatcaagcttaggatgctgcaaccttaaacacttcaccttatcctacctaataacttgactagttctggcaccaaggtcttagattgctgagtccccgtggctcacggattcctccacaataccaacaggtacaggtaccccagagacagatgatcccgacggcacgcagctggcgtggcagtacgatgaggagacataccacctttacgtgaactatctagaagattgaggcgtggtcgtgattgtgggcctgcagagagggtagcatagcctttctatgttctgtagtcgtagcggaactaccttggttgtatgtgtgatgtactctgagatatttatgagaagacaattgaatccctgattgtctatctttattattatgtatgtgttgtgttacctatttgcgagacgcttagatgcgcttctttccaattcggggcctcgatccccagatcggaaggaccgcatcttggtcgttacattggCACATGTAAATGGTTGTGGAGGTTGCACATACGCATCATTGCCAAGCAtccttcccttcttgaaggcatcgttGCGGCTCTCATTGCTCGTCGTGGTGCTTCAGGGGAAACTCTGATCCCGGGCGGTGGCGACGCTCCGGTGTCATAACCTTCCTAAAGGTGCCGCCTTGAAGCCCATGGTTCGTCGTATGCGGCTTCATCTCTTCGCGGTGTCATGTTTACGGTTGAGTTCCCCCGTTGCTCTTGTAGTGCTAGGGGTGTTGTTGCTGGGCTCAACACCGTATCTTGTCTTGGGTGTGTGCGTGTATTGTTGTGGCGTGCGTTTGTACCAGCATGTTGATGGTGATTGCTTTATTTATAGAGCAGGGCGAAAGCCTTTTTGGTAATAGCTTTCAG harbors:
- the LOC123407633 gene encoding probable protein S-acyltransferase 19: MPMVRKHGWQLPAHTFQIVAITVFFLLVVAFYAFFAPFLGKQILEYVAVGIYTPVAFVVFILYIRCTSINPADPGIMSKFDDGYVNAPESNTGLQGTKLPEKTGIATGTNSPTSTCRSSRDGRTNHGGLAAGDTDINIRTQPLRRRSGCYFGGFICALFLKEDCRKSDDSENQVDAEDALFCTLCNAEVRKFSKHCRSCDKCVDGFDHHCRWLNNCVGRKNYFTFFALMTTSLIWLAIEVGVGIAVLVMCFVNTNAEKIIQDKLGNGLTRPPFATIVGIFTLLSLVACVPLGELFFFHMLLIRKGITTYEYVVAMRAMSEVPQDEEEDERANIIYSPTNSATSGFSGGSSLGLHYKGAWCTPPRIFVDQDEVIPHLERGMVPSTVDPDDSGYAERPNKAKRQVKISAWKLAKLDGNEAMKAAARARASSSVLRPIGARGLGSTGTQSVVSQDEYGQSASSVSSPVHIHKLAPHTQMNVPPPRPPERPGFPTTQTQATNPRMFQSATSYARENRRASVAWDQDAGRYVSVASAPARPGGGSSAAQPARAPRFLENPSGGRNLAPMSASSSALPSGQPSEKLAYSGQSIFLGGPVLGAAVKSARNEANTEARPDDSGELNADEHYTRGPTAESFPAETFQKKPPFNR